In the genome of Candidatus Hydrogenedens sp., one region contains:
- a CDS encoding alpha/beta fold hydrolase, with amino-acid sequence MLYEVLTLLLVFFVNQQNIISDPPFYKDKFNLLYYIENGGESHEITRLKEWDIRKKHIFQNMLLVMGPLPDRSHLPPLEMYVETTEDMGSYWRKKITFNAEKNDRLPAYLLVPKNINGKRPAIVCLHQTIDIGKASPVGIGDAKNRHIAKELAERGYIVIVPDYPGFGDYKIDVYAMGYASATAKGIGNHRRCIDFLQTMEEVDKNKIGAIGHSLGGHNTLFLGAFDKRIKAMVTSCGFTSMKKYYNGDLTGWSHKGYMPRIKEQYQCNPDLLPFDFTEILGTLAPRPVFINAPIHDNNFEVSGVDDCVNSAKKIYALYKAEDNLKVVHPDCGHDFPPEIREEAYQFLDKHLDFSQK; translated from the coding sequence ATGCTTTATGAGGTATTAACTTTACTCCTTGTTTTTTTCGTAAATCAACAAAATATCATAAGTGACCCTCCCTTTTATAAAGACAAATTCAATTTGCTTTATTACATCGAAAATGGAGGGGAAAGTCACGAAATAACAAGATTAAAAGAATGGGATATAAGAAAAAAACATATATTCCAAAATATGCTCCTTGTAATGGGTCCTTTACCCGACCGTTCCCACCTACCTCCATTAGAGATGTATGTTGAAACTACAGAGGATATGGGGTCATATTGGCGAAAGAAAATTACATTTAATGCTGAAAAAAATGACAGATTACCTGCTTATTTATTAGTACCTAAAAATATTAACGGTAAAAGGCCTGCTATTGTATGTTTACATCAAACTATCGATATTGGGAAAGCCAGTCCTGTAGGTATTGGCGATGCAAAAAATAGACATATTGCAAAAGAACTCGCTGAACGAGGCTATATTGTAATTGTTCCTGATTATCCAGGTTTTGGTGATTATAAAATTGATGTTTATGCTATGGGATATGCCAGTGCAACGGCCAAAGGGATTGGAAATCACCGTCGTTGCATTGACTTTCTACAAACAATGGAAGAGGTTGATAAAAATAAGATTGGAGCCATTGGTCATTCTTTAGGTGGGCACAACACCCTATTTTTAGGGGCTTTTGATAAGCGAATTAAAGCAATGGTTACCAGTTGCGGTTTTACAAGTATGAAAAAATATTATAATGGCGACTTAACAGGGTGGTCTCACAAAGGCTATATGCCAAGAATAAAAGAACAATACCAGTGTAACCCAGATCTACTCCCATTTGATTTTACAGAAATTCTCGGAACACTTGCTCCTCGTCCTGTTTTTATCAATGCCCCTATACATGATAATAATTTTGAAGTATCAGGTGTAGATGATTGTGTCAACTCTGCAAAAAAGATTTATGCACTATATAAAGCAGAAGACAACCTAAAGGTAGTCCACCCTGATTGTGGACACGATTTCCCCCCTGAAATTCGAGAAGAAGCCTATCAATTTTTAGATAAACATTTAGATTTTTCTCAGAAATAG
- a CDS encoding tetratricopeptide repeat protein, with translation MKNKDWVILAWIILLGLCLRTIYLWQLIDAPDFIALRQDLDVQDYQARAMLSGDWTVREGVSDPHIPTTPYYRPPGYPYFLAVVYWLFDGSYLAPRLIHMVLGLIHIVLIYYLAKIVFNRRTALCSSFFVSTYWAFIYYEGEVNDPALFVFFVPCILLLLYFGIFKSTPVLSFFAGLLIGIYAIMRPNILSFVPFIILWILFISYRIELFKKSVLHISLLFIAIFTIIVPVTIRNYLVSNEFVPISTYFGENLLIGNSEDADGITPWLPYLQELEGTGNWSVWHYDNVVKGLGKELGREVTHSEASNIFAKMAINYVISHPKETLILTIKKAILFWSPQEITENKVVEGEKQHYTPLKYLPGFPLVLSSALFGIFHLCLKQYRNKERQQIANYPLLILIILFIMSYYFSFLPFFVNARARVPILGVMLIFGGYGISETISYIQQKRLKIWCIQVIILILLFILFHINIIPYKPDMCRWHYDRADSFLRVGRIDEALGETYALMKRPEQPMNYMPFRLGHAFAKLGYTELAINLLRLALSVNPSEQNPMFREDLHYHIGAQLLKLKKYDEAIKDFKEALEINPQDPRVHNDLGIIFRDLGNYNQSEKHFLEAIRIEPKFNLAIINLTDLFIKEQKYNDAISLLEHSLKLKPNDTELLYNLGFTYHCSGNLERALLYYDNVLSIKNNEPATLNNKAMIYWNTGQKDQAVRTLKLCIDNAPYFTLGYANLGDILYSDNQKNEAFYYYDKGLETNSQHIGLRIALSFLYLEIGKKEQGEIELKDAINTNPSSVELWTALGNYYKEIQLYDKAEKAYKKAIELDKLNLHEYINLIELYILMKDVKKAEETFKQAKEMNPDSEELKYLLEKIHGNK, from the coding sequence ATGAAGAATAAGGACTGGGTCATACTTGCATGGATTATATTACTTGGGCTTTGTTTGCGGACTATATATTTATGGCAGTTAATAGATGCTCCTGATTTTATAGCACTTCGTCAGGATTTAGATGTTCAAGACTATCAAGCAAGGGCAATGCTTTCAGGAGATTGGACTGTAAGAGAAGGGGTATCTGACCCTCATATTCCCACAACACCCTATTATCGTCCCCCTGGATACCCTTATTTTCTTGCAGTCGTATATTGGTTATTTGATGGTTCATACCTTGCCCCAAGACTCATTCATATGGTACTTGGTTTAATTCACATTGTCTTGATTTATTATTTAGCAAAAATAGTGTTTAATCGAAGAACAGCCTTATGTTCTTCGTTTTTTGTTTCTACATATTGGGCTTTTATTTATTATGAAGGTGAAGTAAACGACCCTGCTTTATTTGTATTTTTCGTTCCATGCATTCTGCTCCTTCTTTATTTCGGAATTTTTAAGAGCACCCCTGTTCTATCCTTCTTCGCAGGATTATTAATTGGTATATATGCAATAATGAGACCTAATATTTTATCCTTTGTGCCTTTTATAATTCTATGGATATTATTCATATCATATAGGATAGAACTATTTAAAAAAAGTGTTTTACACATCTCGCTTTTGTTTATAGCAATATTTACCATCATTGTGCCAGTAACTATTAGAAACTACCTTGTTTCAAACGAATTTGTTCCTATCTCAACCTATTTTGGTGAAAACCTACTCATAGGGAATAGCGAAGATGCTGATGGAATTACTCCATGGTTACCTTATCTACAAGAATTGGAAGGAACAGGAAATTGGTCTGTATGGCATTATGATAATGTTGTTAAAGGCTTAGGTAAAGAATTAGGAAGAGAAGTCACTCACTCTGAAGCCTCAAATATTTTTGCAAAGATGGCAATCAACTATGTCATAAGCCATCCCAAAGAAACGTTGATTCTTACAATAAAAAAAGCTATTTTGTTCTGGAGTCCGCAAGAAATAACAGAGAATAAAGTGGTTGAAGGGGAAAAACAACACTATACCCCACTAAAATACCTTCCAGGTTTTCCTCTTGTTTTAAGTTCCGCTCTTTTTGGTATATTTCACCTTTGTCTAAAACAATATAGAAATAAGGAGAGGCAACAAATTGCAAACTATCCCCTTCTTATACTCATTATCCTTTTTATTATGAGTTATTATTTCTCCTTTTTACCTTTCTTCGTAAACGCACGTGCAAGAGTCCCAATTTTAGGAGTTATGCTCATTTTCGGTGGTTATGGAATTTCAGAGACCATCAGTTATATCCAGCAAAAGAGATTAAAGATATGGTGTATTCAAGTTATAATCTTAATATTACTTTTTATACTTTTCCACATAAACATTATTCCCTATAAACCAGATATGTGTCGCTGGCACTATGACCGTGCCGATTCGTTCCTTAGGGTTGGACGCATTGATGAAGCACTTGGAGAAACGTACGCACTAATGAAACGACCAGAACAACCCATGAATTATATGCCCTTTAGATTAGGGCATGCTTTTGCTAAATTAGGCTATACAGAATTGGCTATAAACCTATTAAGATTAGCGTTAAGCGTTAATCCATCAGAACAGAATCCCATGTTTCGTGAGGATTTACATTACCATATAGGTGCTCAGTTATTAAAACTAAAAAAATATGACGAAGCGATAAAAGATTTTAAGGAAGCATTAGAAATAAACCCACAAGATCCTAGAGTGCACAACGACTTAGGAATTATTTTTAGAGATTTAGGTAATTACAACCAATCCGAAAAGCATTTCTTAGAAGCCATTCGCATCGAACCTAAGTTTAATCTGGCTATAATTAATTTGACTGACTTATTTATTAAAGAACAAAAATATAACGATGCTATCTCCCTCTTAGAACATAGCCTGAAATTAAAACCCAATGATACCGAACTTTTATATAATTTAGGCTTTACATATCATTGTTCAGGAAACTTAGAAAGAGCTCTTTTATATTACGATAACGTGTTATCAATAAAAAATAATGAGCCCGCAACCTTAAATAATAAAGCTATGATTTATTGGAACACAGGACAAAAAGACCAGGCTGTTAGAACACTTAAACTATGTATTGATAACGCTCCATACTTTACTCTTGGCTATGCCAACCTTGGAGATATCTTATATTCTGATAATCAGAAAAACGAAGCCTTCTATTATTACGATAAAGGATTAGAGACAAATTCACAACATATTGGACTGAGAATAGCATTATCTTTCTTGTATCTGGAAATTGGTAAAAAAGAACAAGGGGAAATAGAATTAAAAGATGCCATAAATACAAATCCATCTTCTGTTGAATTATGGACAGCCCTTGGGAACTACTATAAAGAAATCCAACTTTACGATAAAGCGGAAAAAGCATATAAAAAAGCCATTGAACTTGATAAACTCAATCTACATGAGTATATAAATCTTATTGAACTATATATATTAATGAAAGATGTAAAGAAAGCAGAAGAAACATTTAAACAAGCAAAAGAGATGAATCCTGATTCAGAAGAATTAAAATATTTATTAGAAAAGATACATGGGAACAAATAG
- a CDS encoding glycosyltransferase family 39 protein, protein MERKGICQIYKIHAYIYCIFIILLAFGLRIYNISDESVWWDEYSSLVHINVGSLKEFLFLNPLYDPATMPAYYVLEYLFWHYISPSVLGLRFFSVLLSVITIPILLFIGKKLGSYKIGLLAGLFFALSPIHRFFGQGIRMYVLLTFLCTLSIYFLLLCVEEDKKQKWIILTIINFVLLWTHPFAILIIGIEILWVLFTYKAKRYKKYSFVFSQIIISIFPLLYILNLKYYSTEESFWFKIPTLYEFLGDLFADDAVGLTYQVRTINEVVPNYLVFIHPIMDLSLLVINIGIILFVLKYVLKNLKDESGIKDEIFLLVLFTLFPPIILYIISFLWRPCIFPRYTLYSSLAVYLLYGYFINTSNNKYLKRLILFLLTLIFCYQLFITLPGPQRTNWQKAVHFIEQRAFLERENSPVFVYQAINKDVFSFNMKDKNIPVSFVENVETFIPIVSGLFQQDSKCFSKKIWFIYVSFYFSDFGSSDLEQLLKENKIKYEYYDFYGIEPIRIYKITPLEGVNYHNWNVKDLSDESLKFTISDLVLSYVETGYKECAVYLLEKLIMDPLQRLQYKNLYSTLQKGNDTNNLIKSLRYYQISQRSISPKYKEYFLNRAIQFDKDLKLAYLCFDAIMTSVRGDIKSTKEKLHYIVEIHPDLALPRVALGVIALSQNREEEAKEWFYSATECEDGYYKTWTNLLNFIFVEKDYQKALHEYYALQNRGVFVESFFEEYLTAKLQNNK, encoded by the coding sequence GTGGAAAGAAAAGGAATATGTCAGATATATAAAATCCATGCATATATATACTGCATATTCATTATTTTATTAGCATTTGGTCTCCGTATATATAATATTTCAGATGAATCGGTTTGGTGGGATGAATATTCCAGTTTAGTTCATATTAATGTTGGGTCATTAAAAGAATTCCTTTTCTTAAATCCTCTTTATGACCCTGCCACTATGCCTGCTTATTATGTTCTTGAATATCTATTCTGGCATTATATTTCTCCTTCTGTTTTGGGTTTGCGTTTTTTTTCTGTCCTGTTAAGTGTAATAACAATCCCTATTTTACTTTTTATTGGTAAGAAATTAGGTTCCTATAAAATTGGATTGTTAGCGGGGTTGTTTTTTGCTCTCTCCCCAATACATCGCTTTTTTGGACAGGGAATACGGATGTATGTATTGTTGACTTTTCTTTGTACTCTTTCTATATACTTTTTACTTTTATGTGTAGAAGAGGATAAAAAGCAAAAATGGATTATATTAACAATTATAAATTTTGTTCTTTTATGGACTCACCCCTTTGCCATTCTTATTATTGGTATAGAAATACTTTGGGTACTTTTTACATATAAAGCAAAGAGATATAAGAAGTATTCTTTTGTTTTTTCCCAAATAATTATAAGTATCTTCCCATTACTTTATATTTTGAATTTAAAATATTATTCAACAGAGGAATCTTTCTGGTTTAAAATACCAACTCTATATGAATTTTTAGGGGATTTATTTGCTGATGATGCAGTGGGTTTGACATATCAGGTAAGGACTATTAATGAAGTAGTACCTAATTACTTGGTATTCATCCATCCTATAATGGACTTATCTCTATTAGTTATAAATATCGGAATAATTTTGTTTGTTTTGAAATATGTATTAAAAAATCTAAAAGATGAAAGTGGAATAAAGGATGAAATTTTCTTACTTGTTTTATTTACTTTATTCCCTCCCATAATTTTATACATTATTTCGTTTCTATGGAGACCATGTATATTCCCAAGATACACTCTTTATAGTAGTCTTGCTGTATATTTGCTTTATGGGTATTTTATAAACACAAGTAATAATAAATATTTGAAAAGATTAATATTATTTTTGTTAACACTCATTTTTTGTTATCAATTATTTATTACGCTTCCGGGACCTCAACGTACAAATTGGCAGAAAGCAGTTCATTTTATTGAACAACGGGCTTTCTTAGAGCGAGAAAACTCTCCTGTTTTTGTTTATCAAGCCATTAATAAAGATGTTTTTTCTTTTAATATGAAAGACAAAAATATTCCTGTCTCCTTTGTAGAAAATGTAGAGACTTTTATCCCTATAGTTTCTGGGCTATTCCAACAGGATAGTAAATGTTTTAGTAAAAAAATATGGTTTATATATGTTTCTTTTTATTTTAGTGATTTTGGGTCTTCTGATTTGGAGCAATTATTAAAAGAAAACAAGATTAAATATGAGTATTATGATTTTTATGGGATAGAACCTATTCGAATATACAAAATCACACCTCTGGAAGGAGTAAACTATCATAATTGGAATGTAAAAGATTTGTCAGATGAATCACTGAAATTTACAATATCGGATTTAGTTCTTTCCTATGTTGAGACGGGGTATAAGGAATGTGCAGTATATTTGCTCGAGAAATTAATAATGGATCCTCTTCAAAGATTGCAATATAAAAACTTATATAGCACACTTCAAAAAGGGAATGACACAAATAACCTTATAAAATCCTTACGATACTACCAAATAAGCCAGAGAAGTATTAGCCCGAAATATAAAGAATATTTCCTAAATAGAGCAATTCAATTCGATAAAGATTTAAAACTGGCTTATTTGTGTTTCGATGCAATCATGACTTCTGTTAGGGGTGATATTAAATCTACAAAGGAAAAACTTCATTATATAGTTGAAATACATCCTGACCTTGCTCTTCCACGAGTTGCTTTGGGTGTAATTGCTTTATCTCAAAATAGGGAAGAGGAAGCAAAAGAATGGTTTTATTCAGCTACAGAGTGTGAAGATGGATATTACAAAACATGGACAAATCTTCTAAATTTCATATTTGTTGAAAAAGATTATCAAAAAGCGTTACATGAATATTATGCACTACAGAATAGAGGTGTATTTGTTGAATCTTTTTTTGAAGAATATTTGACTGCAAAATTGCAGAATAATAAATAA
- a CDS encoding glycosyltransferase family 2 protein: protein MPFNSSDTLFNIQNSEIELSIIIPCLNEEKTIAQCIRKTQDVLNNYNIKGEIIVADNNSTDNSPILAEKAGAKVVPVYEPGYGNALRTGIKNAQGKYIIFYDSDLSYDPEDIPTILSKLHEGFSIVIGSRKKGIIDKGAMPWHHRYIGTPVMTFLANLLFKTKISDINSGMRGLTQEAIKKLDMHSEGMEFASEMIAKAYWAKLEIAEVPIHFHCDQRGRKPHLHSVRDGWRHLQLMFHYCSINWFLIPGGFLLLLSYLIHFLFPYYSNMYFSFFLALLLNIIATQILLIGVIAQGRVRGSKFRYRPSRFLTYLSKIIKIEKGMILGGIICLLGIILSTYSMKYFHSDKDLTQLNIFFTGILVFIQGVQIFFSSILIGLFGIRVSEEEEFFRKS, encoded by the coding sequence ATGCCTTTCAATTCTTCAGATACCTTATTCAACATACAAAACAGTGAAATTGAATTAAGTATTATTATTCCTTGTTTGAATGAAGAAAAAACCATTGCCCAGTGTATTAGAAAAACTCAGGATGTCCTAAATAATTACAATATAAAAGGGGAAATCATAGTTGCAGACAACAATTCAACGGATAATTCACCAATTCTTGCAGAAAAAGCTGGTGCAAAAGTAGTCCCTGTTTATGAACCTGGTTACGGAAATGCTTTAAGGACTGGCATTAAAAATGCTCAAGGGAAGTATATTATCTTCTATGATTCAGATTTATCATATGATCCTGAAGATATACCTACCATTCTTTCCAAACTTCATGAGGGTTTCTCTATTGTTATCGGTTCAAGGAAAAAAGGGATTATTGATAAAGGAGCAATGCCATGGCACCACAGGTATATTGGCACACCAGTAATGACCTTTCTTGCAAATCTCCTTTTCAAAACAAAAATATCAGATATTAACTCGGGTATGAGGGGTCTAACACAAGAAGCCATTAAGAAATTAGACATGCATTCTGAAGGGATGGAATTCGCATCCGAGATGATTGCTAAGGCTTACTGGGCAAAATTAGAAATTGCAGAAGTACCCATTCACTTCCACTGCGACCAAAGAGGCAGAAAACCTCATCTTCATTCCGTCAGAGATGGATGGCGTCATTTACAACTTATGTTTCATTATTGTTCTATTAACTGGTTTTTAATACCTGGTGGATTTCTATTACTCCTCTCTTATTTAATACATTTTTTGTTCCCCTATTATTCAAATATGTACTTCTCATTTTTTCTCGCACTACTGTTAAATATAATCGCTACTCAAATATTACTCATAGGAGTAATTGCACAAGGAAGAGTGAGAGGTTCTAAATTCAGATATAGGCCATCACGGTTCCTAACATACCTATCAAAAATTATAAAAATTGAGAAAGGAATGATTCTCGGAGGCATAATCTGTCTATTAGGTATTATCTTATCGACTTATTCTATGAAATACTTCCATTCAGATAAAGACTTAACACAACTAAATATTTTTTTTACAGGGATATTAGTCTTCATTCAAGGCGTTCAAATCTTTTTCAGCTCTATTTTAATTGGTTTGTTTGGAATACGAGTTTCAGAGGAGGAAGAATTTTTTAGGAAATCATGA
- a CDS encoding radical SAM protein, with protein MTKKKIILVNLGLRRPLYPLATPPMGILYLSAYLRRELKDLDICVINQRLENYDVEELSKQISKFAPHIICLSTLTTFAYQLPNLVPLLREVCPESWILLGGPHASAVRDNVFNDVDVDVVVPGEGEIALKQIIESYPEKGNLQNIQGIIWKSSDGQIINNPGMLPMIEELDELPFPAYDLIDLPRYWKHQSIAPIVRRKYVSLFSSRGCPYQCMWCHSIFGRKIRMHSAERVVDEIEFFAKKYNVTDFEFLDDNFNFNQRRVIEIAELVHKRGLKIELAFPTAIRGDIATQEVIDAMHSIGTYLCGFSLETGSPRLQKFTCKRLDIDKFLKAVEITAKKNIYITGFCMMGFPTETEEELQQTIDVACKSRFHTASFFTVTPFPGTPLYEWVKENKPEKLEKLNYNNMDFSAMNVNLTDLPDKVLFSYQRKAMKKFYVDPIRIYRLLRSYPKPLLLPYYLPIFIHRATKGLWNSEKPNC; from the coding sequence ATGACAAAGAAAAAGATTATTTTAGTTAATTTGGGGTTGAGGAGACCTTTATACCCATTAGCAACACCTCCAATGGGAATATTATATCTTTCTGCTTATTTACGCAGAGAATTAAAAGACTTGGATATTTGTGTTATAAATCAGAGACTTGAAAATTATGACGTAGAGGAGTTGAGCAAACAGATTAGCAAATTTGCGCCACATATTATTTGCTTGTCTACTCTTACAACATTTGCGTATCAATTGCCTAATTTGGTGCCATTACTTCGTGAAGTCTGTCCTGAATCATGGATACTACTTGGTGGTCCTCATGCTTCTGCTGTTAGAGATAATGTATTTAATGATGTAGATGTTGATGTGGTTGTTCCAGGAGAAGGAGAGATAGCCTTAAAACAAATTATAGAAAGTTATCCAGAAAAGGGCAATTTGCAGAATATCCAGGGGATTATTTGGAAAAGTAGTGATGGGCAAATCATTAATAATCCTGGAATGTTACCTATGATTGAAGAATTAGATGAACTACCGTTTCCCGCATACGATTTAATTGATTTGCCCCGTTACTGGAAACATCAATCTATCGCACCTATTGTGCGGAGAAAATATGTCTCATTGTTTAGTAGTCGGGGATGTCCATATCAATGTATGTGGTGTCATTCTATTTTTGGGCGGAAGATAAGGATGCATTCAGCAGAACGAGTCGTGGACGAAATAGAATTCTTTGCCAAAAAATATAATGTTACTGATTTTGAATTTTTGGATGATAACTTTAATTTTAATCAGCGGAGAGTCATAGAAATTGCCGAACTGGTGCATAAACGGGGATTAAAGATAGAACTGGCTTTCCCAACAGCAATTCGTGGAGATATTGCAACACAAGAAGTGATAGACGCAATGCATTCAATAGGTACTTATTTGTGTGGATTTTCATTGGAAACAGGTTCACCACGATTACAAAAGTTTACATGTAAAAGATTAGATATAGATAAATTTCTAAAAGCGGTAGAAATAACTGCTAAAAAAAATATTTACATTACTGGTTTTTGTATGATGGGTTTTCCTACAGAAACTGAAGAAGAACTTCAACAAACTATTGATGTCGCATGTAAATCTCGTTTTCATACCGCAAGCTTCTTTACAGTAACACCTTTTCCAGGTACACCTCTATATGAATGGGTTAAAGAAAACAAACCAGAGAAACTTGAAAAATTAAATTATAATAACATGGATTTTTCTGCAATGAATGTTAATCTAACTGATTTGCCTGATAAGGTTCTTTTTTCATATCAGCGGAAAGCAATGAAAAAGTTTTATGTGGACCCGATACGTATTTACCGATTGTTACGTAGTTATCCGAAACCATTATTGTTACCATATTACCTCCCTATTTTTATTCACCGTGCAACAAAAGGACTATGGAATTCTGAAAAGCCTAATTGTTAA
- a CDS encoding radical SAM protein — MIHIVFVMPPYPYSRSIGNREGNRQIGLMPPLGIGYLTAYLEQTGKYHCSFVDSVAERLTTEETVEKVLRLKPDIIGISSFTTFLLNTAYELATRLKQESPNTPLIIGGPHTTSFGEQVLKDCSDIDYVIPGDAEVPLLELLDQISLGKEPANVKGIIYKNKDGSIVDTGCSTPIDNLDILPFPSRDIYNHDLYEPLPSLSPKRPAMSMITARGCPWARCKFCYQGGKYASPFRRRSPENVVSEIKDIINKYHVKNIVFWDDNFCIYPEWISQFCSLLKQEKITLDWSVLSRVNTVTKNMLQEMANAGCYSIQFGIESGNSDILKLIRKGHTLEQCRDAVRWAKDVGMETRAFFVLGFPTETPEMSEETIRFACELNIDYVVFFSYYVAPGTLLAEIAMREGQCFEFIGQHMPSYLPNTYPDLETLTRKVQSAYRRYYLRPRYFARTIARTIRRPHHLKNQIRAFNYWLRLSLKKWTRNKNSTVNIT; from the coding sequence ATGATTCATATTGTCTTTGTAATGCCACCTTATCCATACTCTCGTTCTATTGGGAATCGCGAAGGCAATCGACAAATTGGTTTGATGCCTCCGTTAGGAATAGGATACCTTACCGCTTATTTAGAACAAACAGGGAAATATCATTGCAGTTTCGTTGATTCCGTAGCTGAAAGGTTAACCACCGAAGAAACAGTAGAAAAAGTTTTAAGGTTAAAACCAGATATTATCGGTATATCTTCATTTACAACTTTCCTATTAAACACGGCCTATGAACTTGCAACCCGATTAAAACAAGAGAGTCCAAATACACCTTTGATTATAGGTGGACCTCATACAACTTCCTTTGGCGAACAAGTATTAAAAGACTGCTCGGATATTGATTATGTTATTCCAGGAGATGCTGAAGTACCTTTACTTGAATTATTAGACCAAATATCTCTCGGAAAAGAACCGGCAAATGTAAAAGGAATCATTTATAAAAATAAAGATGGTTCTATCGTAGATACAGGTTGTTCAACACCTATCGATAATCTGGACATTCTTCCTTTTCCTTCTCGAGATATCTACAATCATGATTTATATGAGCCATTGCCCAGTTTAAGCCCAAAAAGACCAGCAATGTCAATGATAACAGCACGAGGATGCCCTTGGGCTCGATGCAAGTTTTGCTATCAAGGAGGTAAATATGCATCACCTTTTCGAAGGCGCTCACCTGAAAATGTGGTTAGTGAAATTAAAGATATCATCAATAAATACCATGTAAAAAATATCGTCTTTTGGGACGACAATTTCTGCATCTACCCAGAATGGATTTCACAATTCTGCTCTTTATTAAAACAAGAAAAAATAACATTAGATTGGTCTGTCCTCTCACGAGTTAATACAGTTACAAAAAACATGCTTCAAGAAATGGCTAATGCAGGGTGCTATAGTATCCAATTTGGGATTGAATCTGGTAACTCAGACATATTAAAACTTATTCGTAAAGGGCACACATTAGAACAATGTAGGGATGCTGTACGTTGGGCAAAAGACGTAGGAATGGAAACTCGCGCTTTCTTTGTTCTGGGTTTTCCAACGGAAACTCCTGAAATGAGCGAAGAAACTATCCGTTTTGCATGTGAACTAAACATCGATTACGTCGTCTTCTTCTCTTATTATGTAGCACCTGGAACACTTCTTGCAGAAATCGCCATGAGAGAAGGACAATGTTTTGAATTTATTGGACAACATATGCCCTCATACTTGCCAAACACATATCCAGATTTGGAAACACTGACAAGAAAAGTACAATCCGCATATCGGAGATACTATCTTAGACCTCGATATTTTGCTCGAACCATTGCAAGGACTATTCGTCGCCCCCATCATTTGAAAAATCAAATAAGGGCGTTTAATTATTGGCTTCGATTGAGTTTAAAAAAATGGACTCGCAACAAAAATTCAACAGTTAACATAACCTAA